The DNA sequence CGATGTCCAGCCGCCCGGCGGCGGGCGGTTCGAGCACCATGTCGTGCGGCTGTTTCGTGCGGCTATCGGCGTTGTCGTCAACGATCGGGACCAGGTGTTGATGCTGTGGCGGCACCGGTTCGTGCCGGACCAGTGGGGGTGGGAGCTGCCCGGCGGGATCGTCGACGAGGGCGAGAGCCCGGAGACAGCCGTAGCGCGGGAGGTCGAAGAGGAGACCGGCTGACGGCCGAACGCGATGCGTCGACTGATCTCGTACCAGCCGATGGTCGGCATGGTCGACTCGCCGCACGACGTCTACTACGCCCGAGGTGCGACGTATATCAGTCGGCCCGTCACGTCCGACGAGGCCGGCGAGGTCGCATGGGCGCCGCTCGCCGGAGTCCGGCGGCTCCTCGACCGGAACGAGATCCTGGGTTCCGGATCGATCGTCGGACTGCTGCACGTGCTGGCGTTCGGCCTGCCAGAGGGCTGAACCGCTGAGGGCTGCGACAGGCGTTTTCGTCAGGCGGCGAGGCCGAGGAGTTCGGTGGCGCGGGTGGTGAAGTGGCGTACCTCGGGGAGGCTGGCGTACGGCTTCATGCGATGTTGGAGGTCCTTGACGGTCTCCAGGGTGCGGGACGAGTTGACGGTGGCTGCCAGCTCGACGACATGAGCGGCGCGGGTGGCGGCGGCTTCGACGTCTGCGCGGTCGAGGTCGGCGGTGGCGAGGGCGGCGTGGCTGAGGGCGGCGCGGCGGGCGCGGCCCTGCTGGCGTGCGGCTTCGGCGGATGCGGTGGCGAAGCGTTCGGTGTCGTCGGGCTGTCGGAGGTCGCGGAAGCAGTGGGCGGCTTCGCCGTACAGGTATGGGGTGTCGATGAATCTGGCCCAGACGGGTTCGTCGTCGTGGTCGACCTGGGCGAAGGTGTGTTCGGCCTTGGCTACGGCGGCGGCCGCCGGTGCTGATTCGCCGAGTGCGGCCAGGGCGCGGGCTTCGAGGACGTGCAGGTCGGCGAGGCAGGCGGGGGAGTCGCCGTCGGCGAGGCCGCGTCGGCCGGCGCGGGCGAGCATCAGTGCTTCGCGCGGGTGGCCGAGCAGGTTGGCCTGGTCGGACATGCCGGCGAGGACGTGCGCGCCGAGTGCGGCGTGGTTGGCGGCCTGGGCCAGCCGGAGCGCCTGGATGAGGTAGCGCTGGGCGAGCCCGTGTTCGCCGTCGTCGTACGCCATCCAGCCGACGAGGTACGACTGCTCGGCTGCTGCCTCGTAGAGCGCCTGCTGCACGTCCGGCTCGTGCTCGCGCCTGAGCAGCGGCAGTACGTAGCTCTGCATGTACTCGACGAGGGCGGTGCGGGCGTGGCCGCCGCCGCGCATCACGTCCAGCTCCTGGAAGAGGGCGAACATCTCCCGGATGCCGGCCACCTGCCGCATCCCGATCTGCCGGGGGCCGCGCTCCGTCGATGTTTCGTCGAGGGTGGCGAGCAGCCAGTCCCGGCTCGGTGCCCCGAGCGCGGCGAGTACGAACGGGGCTTTGACGATGTTGCGGCGCGCGACGTCAGCCTTGCCGAGGTCGATGATCGTGTCGACTGTGGTACGCGGATGGTCGGCGTACTGCAGGCCGCGAGCGGCAAGGGTTTCCTCGTCGGTCATGCCGAAGTCTGCCGGGGTGATCCGGCGACGCAGACGTTCACTGAGCGCCCGTGCCAGCAGCGTCGGCACCGGCGGTCGCGGACGTTCGCCGCGCTTTACCCAACGGTGCACCGCCGTGTAGTCGTAGCGCAGGGCGAGCCCTTCGTCCGCCCCGAGGTCGTTGACCCGCCGGGCCAGCCCGGCCCACGAGTAGCCGGCCTCGGTGATCAATGAGGCCAGAGCATCGTTGGATCCGTTCACAGAGCACACCTCCCCATGTGACTACCGCGAACGCTACCCGCTCACACATGCAGATGAACATGGCCGCACGAGAACTCGAACTTCACATGGGGATTCACATGGTGCTGGCGATGGCTGCGCTGCGGTTATCTCTCTGAGTGACAAACGGATTGTCAATCGTCGAGTTGGGAAGGGCGGTGCTCCTTGATCCACTCGGCGACCGCCTCGCGGGACCAGATCCGCCCTGCGTTCAAGGAGTCCAGAGGTGCGGGGAAGGTGGACCTCTTGACGATCTCGGAGGCTCGTTGGCGGGAAATGCCGCCGAGCATCTGCTGAATTTCTGTCATCCCAGCCAACCGCATGCGGAGAAGCTAAGGACTTGACGAGTGTCAACCCTGTCAACTTGACGGCCCTTGCATCTGCCTAGACGAACATCGAATTCTACGCTGAATCCACGAACGAGAACCGCCAACTGATTGGAGGGGAATCGATCATGACGCAGATGGATGACGACCGTTGGCGGTCGTGTGGGTCGGACTGGGACGACCCGGGAACCGGCCTTCGGCAGGTGCCGGTCGACGTACCGCCGCCGGTGCTCATGCCCGACGCCCGGCGCGGTGACGCCGACGTCCGGCCCCGTACCGCTGCCCGGAGCGCGACCGGGCCGGGCAGCGCGCACCCCGACCTCGGCGACTGCGCCTGATCCGGATTTCCGCAGCTCACGCAAGCGGGACCAAGGTCTGCCCCGGTCGCCGTACCGCCAAGGAGGGCTGCGGTGATCGGGGCGGGGGTGGCCCCGCCCGAGTCGGCAAGGGGCAGGGCCACCCCCATCCACCACGCACACCACCAAAGCAATCACCGCACCACACAGGGGAGGAGCACTGATGATGCGAAGGATGTGGCAACGGATGCGGGTCCGCTGGGGACGCCGGCGGATGGCGTCCACCCCGCCCAGCCGTTGGCCGGCCGGCGGCGACCCCGGCGTCCACCGGGTGCCCGGCACCAACATGCGCTCGGCGGCGTACCGGCCGATCCGGCCCTGGCAGGTGCGCAACCAACGGTTCCGCCCGGTCGGCGTCACGGCCCGCGGCCTCGACCCGGTCGAAGTCGGCGCGTTCCTCGACCGCGTCGCCTACGACCTCGGTGTCCTCTACGCCGAACTCGACCGCACCTGGGAGCAGAACAACCGGATCAAGGACGCGCTGCGCCGCTGGCAGTCCACCCAGGCCGCGATGAACCAGGCCGCGATCAACCAGGCCGCCGTCCGGTGACCGAGCCCGATAACCCCGGCGTCACCGTCGTCGACTGCACCACCTGCGACGGCGGTGGCGTCACCTCCCACCGGTGCAGCTGCACCTGGTACGGCGACCAGCTGATCGTCGACGACGACCAGTTGACCGTCGGCACCCCGGGCGGGGCGGCGTACCGCGACTGTCAGGTCTGTCTCGGCACTGGCACGAACTGCGTGACCTGCGACCGCTGCGCCGGGCTCGGCCGCCGCCGCGCCCAACTCGTCTACACCGTCGCCAACGCCGACACCGCCGCCGTCGCCTCCGTCAACATCGTGCCCGGCGCGCTCGACCCGGTGCACCGCGCCGGCCGCTGGTGGCTCGACCTCGACGCCGTCGTCACCGAACTGGCCGACCGGGTCGGCGCCGACCACCTCTACGACCCGGCTGCTGCACCCGAACGGGAACTTCTCGTCGGCGGGCTGGTGCTGCCCCGCGACTGGCGACCCGACCTGCCGCAGGCACGGCGGCACGCCCTGGAAGCGGTGGCGATCGCCAACTACACGTACCACCCGTGGCAGCTCTGGCTGGGCCGGACCGCCCCGCCGGACCGCCCCGACCCGGCCCGCCACCTCGGCCGACTCTGCGCCCTCGCCGAACTGCTCTGCCTCGACCTGGTCGTCGAAACCCGGCCCGACCCGTACGGCGACGACCGCTACGGCTGGCAGTTGCGCCTCGAACTGCCCGACACCGGAGTCGGCGACGCGTTCGCCAGCGGCGTCGGCAGCACCGAGAGCCTCGACGCGGCGATCGTCGCCGCCGACGCGACCCGCCTCGCCACCGGGATCGGCGACCGTGGTGTCGACGTACCCGCCCACTACCTGCGCCCCGGCCGACCCGGCCCGCCGATCGGGCCGCCGAAACTCGACCTGGACCAGCTCGAACGCCGCATGATCGCCGACTGCACCGCACTCGGCACCGGTGAGGCCACCCCCGGCGCGCAGGCCATCTGGCGCGACGGCCGCTGGTGGCACACCAGCCTGCGGGTGGTCGCCGTCGTCGAGGAACTCACCGAACGCACCACCGGACAGATCTCCCGGCGTACGGTCGACAAGCTCGCCCGCTCGTGGCAACCGCCGCCGCCCAGCTGGCAGGGGCCGGCGATCCCGTCCGAACCCTGCCCGTACTGCGTACCGGAGCAGGGGTTGCGCCGCTGCGTCTGCACCGTCGGCGCGCCCGCCGCCGACCCGGAGTGCCGCCACTGCGGCGGTGCCGGGCGCAGCGGCCGGTACGCCGCCGGCCTCAGCCGTTGCTTCAGCTGCGGCGACACGCTGCGCATCCGGCACGGTGCGGTCGTCACCGTCACCGACGGGCAGCACTGGGCCCGCCACCTGAACTGGGCACTGCCCGACGAAGCCACCGCCGAGCTGTCGCAGATCGGCAGCCAGCCGGGCGGCAAACCCATCCACCAGGTGCCGCCGCAGTTCCGGCTCCCGTTCCACGTCGGCGATTTGACGGTACGCGGCCAGCCGATCGGCCCGGACCAGCTCGCGCCGCTCGACGAGTACGAGATCCTGCTGGTGCAGGAGCTGTGGTACGGCTACGTCACCCTCGACCACCCTGGGCAGGACCCGCTGACCGCGTACCTGGCGAACGTCGCCAACGGGCACCCCGGCGGCCGGGTGCTGCTGCACGCCGCCGAGCCGGACGCGCCACCGCTGGCGCGGGTGCTCGCGTTGGCGTACGGGCTGGGGCTGGCGCTGATCGTCACCGTCGCCGACCACCGCAACGACGCCGGTACGCCGTACCGCATGCAGGGGGTGTCGTGGGGCGCGTACTTCGCCGCGCCCGGTGCCGCGATCGGCCTGCGGGCCTACCCGCACCGGCCCACCCTGGGGCACGCGCTCGCCCAGGCCGTCGAGTACGTGTGCGCCGCCACCCGCTCGGCGACCCCGGTCGACCCGGGTACGCCGATCGCCGTACCGCAATCCGTACCGCAGAACGTGCCGACGCCAGCGGCCGACGGTGACTCCGACGACCTGGTGCCGTCGCTGTCGGTGCTCGCGGGGTACTACGCCGGCGAGACGGTGATCGTCTCGCTCGCCGCGTCCCACTGTGAGGTGCACGTACGCGAAGGTCCCGAGACCACCCGCCGGGTCGCCACCGCCGCCGACCTGCCCGCCGCCGTCGCCGCCCTGCGCCTGCGCCCACCCGCCACCTGACGATCCACACGGCCGGCAGCAGCCCGCGTCGATGTGAGGCTGAGATACCCTACGCCGCAATCATTCGGTATCTCAGCCTCACATCGCCGCATGCGATTTCCCAGGTATTGCAGCCCGCCGTACCGCATGCGTGCACGATGTCTCGATCATCACCCGCACCTGCTCGATGAAGATCGAAGACGGTGACCGACCTCGTCGAGCCCTGACCGTCGGTCAGCTGACGGCCTGCCAGGCGAGGCGGATGGCGAGCAGGCCGATGATGCCGTTGCCAACCAGCGCCGTCACCAGCCGGCCGCGTGGGCTGGCGAGCGTACGGCCGAGAAGCGCGCCACCGGATGCCAGCAGGACTTGCCAACTGGCCGAGGCAACGAACGCCGCTGCGACGAACACCGCCCCGACGAGTAGCAGGCTGCTGGTCGAATCTGCCGCTCCGCCCTGGTGGCCGACCACGAGCGCGGCGAAGTAGACGATCGTCATCGGGTTGAGCAGGGTCAGCCCGACGAAGGTGGCGTACGTCCGGATCAGGGACCTGGCCGGTGTCGACCGGGTCGCGTCGGCCGGCGCGCGGCTCGCCCGGACCGCGACGACGATGCCGCGTACGGCGATCGCGGCGAGCACCACGGCGGCGGCCGCCTGCAGGACGGCGATGGCCGGGCTGACCAGCCTGGCGACGGTCACGCCGCCGACGACCGCGGCGAGGGCGTACAGCCCGTCGGCGGTGGCGACGCCGAGCCCGGCCGCCGCGCCGTGGCGCAGCGACACCCGCGCGGCAAGGGTGACGATCAGGACCCCGATCGCGCCGACCGGGACCGCGATGCCGTAGCCGGCGAGCAGTCCGGAGG is a window from the Solwaraspora sp. WMMD792 genome containing:
- a CDS encoding NUDIX hydrolase, translating into MFGRRTVYERRPWVSLDLVDVQPPGGGRFEHHVVRLFRAAIGVVVNDRDQVLMLWRHRFVPDQWGWELPGGIVDEGESPETAVAREVEEETG
- a CDS encoding DivIVA domain-containing protein; amino-acid sequence: MRSAAYRPIRPWQVRNQRFRPVGVTARGLDPVEVGAFLDRVAYDLGVLYAELDRTWEQNNRIKDALRRWQSTQAAMNQAAINQAAVR
- a CDS encoding LysE family transporter, producing MIDALTSGLLAGYGIAVPVGAIGVLIVTLAARVSLRHGAAAGLGVATADGLYALAAVVGGVTVARLVSPAIAVLQAAAAVVLAAIAVRGIVVAVRASRAPADATRSTPARSLIRTYATFVGLTLLNPMTIVYFAALVVGHQGGAADSTSSLLLVGAVFVAAAFVASASWQVLLASGGALLGRTLASPRGRLVTALVGNGIIGLLAIRLAWQAVS